GCGATTCGGCGGCGGTCAGGTTTTCCGCCGATACCGACAGGTTGGCCAGCGTATGCACCAGCCGGTTCTGCACGGCGCCGAGGCGGCCGCGGCCGTCCGTCACCTTTGTGATGGCGCTGTCGATATTCGCCAGCGAGTTCAAAGCGGACTGCGCGGTGAGCACGTTGGTGTTTTGCACCGCCAGGCCGGTGGTGGTGATGGCGGTCAGGTCGACCGCGGTGTTCAGGCTGAGCCGGTCGTTGCTGGTCGCGCGGATGCCGACCTGGATAACCACCGAAGAGGTGGCGGCGGAACTGAGCGATCCGTCAACCAGTTTTTGGCCGTTGAATTCCGTCACCGCCGAGATACGGTCGATTTCCGACTTGAGAGCCTGGAATTCGCGGTCTATCGTTCTGCGTTCGGTGCTGCCGACGGTGCCGGTGGCCGCCTGCGAGGCCAGTTCGCGCATACGCACGAGGATCGAGGACTGCTCTGAGAGCGCCCCTTCCGCCGTGTTGATGAGGCTGATGCCGTCATTGCCGTTGCGGGTAGCCTGGTTGAGCGAGCGGATCTGCGACCGCAGCCCTTCGGATATGGATAACCCGGCCGCGTCGTCCGCCGCCTTGTTTATCCGCAAACCGGAAGAGAGTTTTTCGAGCGAACTGCCCAACGCCGAGCTGTTCGTCGCCAAATTTCTTTGGGCATTAACCGAGAAAAGGTTGTTATAAACACGTAAAGCCATGATCGTATCCTCCTTGAAGAATCGGCTTCCTTGCCATGCCACCGCGGAACTTCCGCGTTCCGCCGAAAATCGGCGGCCGGACGCGCGTGGCGGCGCGCCCGCATCCCCAGCCACCCCAGCCGGGAATGTAGTGAAACGGTTTCAAAGGCTGTTGCTGGTCGGATTCCTCCTTTGGGGGCGAAGTCTTTGCGGACCCCACCCGGTTCCCACGTTTAAGATTTGCCAAGATAATCAGCGGTTCGCGCGGTGAGGTTTTTTGGAGAACGGACGGAGGAGAGGTGTATCCGTTGATGGTTGTCACCCATCGGCGGAACACCGTACCCCCGGCGTTCTTGCCTTTGAAACCCTACGTTGCGAAACGCCAAATTTTTACCCCTTGGCGCTTCTCTACTTTTATCTAGATAACTTATCGACCCGGCAAAAAATTCCCATTACCCCTTTTTGGGGGTATTGGGGAAAAGCGTGCAGGAACTAAAGTTTTGCTTTTTTCAGCCGGGGGTGGGGGTGGGATTTCATTTCCCCGGCAGGATAGGCAACTTGTCCGCCTGTTGGCGCCACGCGCCAAGAAAGGCCGGCCTGCCGATATCACGCAGCCTGCGTGACCTGCCGGAAAAGGATTATAAATAAACGACGATAAAGTGCTTCTTAGTTCGCACAATCCTACTTAACAGGTCTTAACGATACGCCGTAGAAATTCCTCAAATGTTACACACCGATTAGGGGGAATTGCTGCTGCAATCCAGTTTTTCCCTCGGCCCGGTTTAATTGTCCCGTCCTTTTTTAATGGCACCTTAAGATAAACTGGCTCATCCAAAAAGAAATAAGTATATTCTTTCGCTCCTTTATCCTTCTTTACTCCATCCATCCAACGCTCAACACACTCTGGAGCCTTATTCCCCTTTTCTTCTGCAAAACGCATTAAATCAGTTTTAAATTGACCAATATTTCGGGGAGCGACTGTTAATATTCCCAATATGCGTGCGACACAGGGTATTCCCTCACCCTTTTCCTGCTTTGCGCTCCTTGTAAAATGAGGTGCAAAATATTGTGGATTTCCAAAAATAACATTTCTTCGATAAACCAAACACTCATAGAACTTACGAACTTCTTCGGCTCTTCCCAAGTCTTGAACTAATATCTCTTTGCGCGACCTCATTGCAAATCCTCTCAATGCAAAACGAAAAAAATTTCCTGCTATTTGATTGTCCCAAAATGATTTTTCATCAAATGCACTTAAAACGTCACTCCATGTTAAGTCAACCACTCGAATATTCCCGGACGAGGACTTGCGGGAACTGTTTTCCTGAGCAATAAAACATAGGATTCTATGTTTAGCATCTTTTTCGAAAGCAGATAAATATTGGGTTTTTTGCTTGCCAATACGATTCTTCCTTACCTTACACTCAATAATTACTTGAAATGTTTTTTTTCGGTAAATATTTATATCTATTCTTCCCTCCTTTACGACCTTTTCAGTAGAAATTTCGACCTGTTGAAAATTACCTAAGTTGAACTTAACCTTCAAGCCGATAAAGCGTAAAAACTTATACAGAAACTTCGGCTCATGCCCTAATGTATACGCAAAAGCTTTAGATAAACCAACCTCATCGCTTCCCAAGAGATCAAAATTCGTTAAATGCGAACGATCGTAGCCAGCATTTTTTATGATCATCCAGTATTTCCTTAATGGCCACTATTCAAGCCCTTGCCTATCAGAGCCGGCTGAAGGCGGATTCGGCGGCGGCGATTGTCTTGGCGATATCGGCATCGCTGTGCGCGAGCGACATGAATCCCGCCTCGAATTGCGAGGGGGCGAGGTAGACGCCGTTTTCCAGCATCAGCCCGAAGTACTTGGCGAATTTCTTCGTGTCGGAAGTCTTGGACGAGGGGTAATCAAACACCTTTTCGCCGGTGAAAAAGAGCGAGAACATCGCCCCCACCCGGTTGCTGGTGGTTTTGTGTCCGGCCTTTTTCGCGGCGGCGGCGAGGCCATCGGCCAGTTTTTTGCTCTTTTGCTCCAGAGCCTCATAGGTGCCGGGTTGCTTCAGGATGTTAAGGGTGGCGATGCCGGCCGCCATCGCCAGCGGGTTGCCGCTGAGGGTTCCGGCCTGATAGACCGGCCCTTCGGGGGCCATCATCTTCATGATATCCCCGCGCCCGCCGAAGCAGCCGACCGGCAGGCCGCCGCCGATGATCTTGCCCAGCGTGGTGAGATCGGGCTTCACGCCGTAATACCGCTGCGCGCCGCCATACGCGAGGCGGAAACCGGTGATGACTTCGTCGAAGATGAGCAACGCGTCATGCCTGTCGCACAGCGCGCGGAGTCCCTGCAAAAATCCCGGTTCCGGTATCCAGACCCCCATGTTGCCGACAACCGCTTCCAGTATCACGCAGGCGATTTTACCGGGGTGGGCGGCAAAGAGTTCTTCGGCGCTGGTGAGATCGTTGTATTTCGCGGTGAGCGTGTTGTTTGCGATGCCGGAGGGAACGCCGGGGCTGTCCGGCAGGCCGAGGGTTTCCACGCCGCTGCCGGCCTTCACCAGCATGCTGTCGCCGTGGCCGTGATAGCACCCTTCAAATTTGAGTATCATGTCGCGCCCGGTGAAGCCGCGCGCCAGGCGGATGGCGCTCATCACCGCCTCGGTGCCGCTGCTCACCATGCGGCACATCTCGATTGAGGGGACGGCGTCGATGACCATTTGGGCCAGCTCTATCTCGCGCTCGTGCGGCGCGCCGAAGCTGGTGCCGTCCTTCGCCGCTTCGGCGATGGCGGCCAGCACCCGGTCATCGGCGTGGCCGACAATCATCGGCCCCCACGAGCCGACATAATCGATATACGTGCGCCCTTCCACGTCGGTGATTGCGCTTCCTTTGGCGCGCTTGATGAAAAGCGGGTCGCGCCCCACGCTTTTGAACGCGCGGACGGGGCTATTGACCCCGCCGGGCATCAGCGTTTTTGCCCTTTCAAACAGTTCTTTTGAGCCGCTCATGGGGATTCCTCACTGTTTTTTCGGGTTCAAATATTTGCCGATGATAGGCTTCAGCGCCAGCTTGGTCTTCGGCGGTATTTTTTTCGGATCGGTCATTATGGTGTGGGCCAGCATGTGATTGCACCCGGCGGGGCAATCGGCGGCATCATCGATTTCGGCCACCGCTTCCTTGATGATCTTTTGCGACATCTCCACGTTCTTGTGGATGATCTCCAGGATGGCGGCGGTGCTCACCTCCTCATGCCCTTCGTACCAGCAGTCGTAATCGGTGGACAGGGCGATGGTGACGTAGCAGATTTCCGCTTCGCGGGCCAGCTTCGCCTCGTTGAGATTGGTCATGCCGATGACGGACGCGCCCCACGAGCGGTACATGCGCGATTCGGCGCGGGTGGAGAACTGCGGCCCCTCCATATTCACATAGGCGCCGCCCACATGGGTGACGGCGCCGGCGCGTTTGGCCGCCGCGGAGGTCACGCCTATGAGGTGTTTGCAAACGGGGTCGGCGAACGAGACGTGGGCCACCACGCCGTTGCCGAAGAATGTGCTGGCGCGGGCGAACGTGCGGTCGATGAACTGGTCGGGGAAAACGATGTGGCCCGGCGCGATCTCCTCCTTG
The sequence above is drawn from the Nitrospinota bacterium genome and encodes:
- the mtnP gene encoding S-methyl-5'-thioadenosine phosphorylase; translation: MAIGVIGGSGLYGMKELKIKKTKKLKTPFGNPTDEYMFGELNGKELIFLPRHGRGHRILPSELNFRANIYGFKTLGVKKILSVSAVGSLKEEIAPGHIVFPDQFIDRTFARASTFFGNGVVAHVSFADPVCKHLIGVTSAAAKRAGAVTHVGGAYVNMEGPQFSTRAESRMYRSWGASVIGMTNLNEAKLAREAEICYVTIALSTDYDCWYEGHEEVSTAAILEIIHKNVEMSQKIIKEAVAEIDDAADCPAGCNHMLAHTIMTDPKKIPPKTKLALKPIIGKYLNPKKQ
- the hemL gene encoding glutamate-1-semialdehyde 2,1-aminomutase encodes the protein MPMSGSKELFERAKTLMPGGVNSPVRAFKSVGRDPLFIKRAKGSAITDVEGRTYIDYVGSWGPMIVGHADDRVLAAIAEAAKDGTSFGAPHEREIELAQMVIDAVPSIEMCRMVSSGTEAVMSAIRLARGFTGRDMILKFEGCYHGHGDSMLVKAGSGVETLGLPDSPGVPSGIANNTLTAKYNDLTSAEELFAAHPGKIACVILEAVVGNMGVWIPEPGFLQGLRALCDRHDALLIFDEVITGFRLAYGGAQRYYGVKPDLTTLGKIIGGGLPVGCFGGRGDIMKMMAPEGPVYQAGTLSGNPLAMAAGIATLNILKQPGTYEALEQKSKKLADGLAAAAKKAGHKTTSNRVGAMFSLFFTGEKVFDYPSSKTSDTKKFAKYFGLMLENGVYLAPSQFEAGFMSLAHSDADIAKTIAAAESAFSRL
- a CDS encoding flagellin FliC, which gives rise to MALRVYNNLFSVNAQRNLATNSSALGSSLEKLSSGLRINKAADDAAGLSISEGLRSQIRSLNQATRNGNDGISLINTAEGALSEQSSILVRMRELASQAATGTVGSTERRTIDREFQALKSEIDRISAVTEFNGQKLVDGSLSSAATSSVVIQVGIRATSNDRLSLNTAVDLTAITTTGLAVQNTNVLTAQSALNSLANIDSAITKVTDGRGRLGAVQNRLVHTLANLSVSAENLTAAESQIRDADYATEISKFTRNQILVQASTSILAQANLVPQTVLQLLG